From the Xenopus laevis strain J_2021 chromosome 7L, Xenopus_laevis_v10.1, whole genome shotgun sequence genome, the window tttggctgctggagtcagtgacccccatttcaaagctggaaagaggcagaggaagcaaataatcaaaaaactataataaataatggaaaccaattgcaaattttctaggAATATGACatcctatatcatactaaaacttaaaggtaaacaaccccttgaGATCCAGTGGCATAAAAAGTTCacttttatatgaaaaatattgTCCTATACCTTTAACTGTACCTACATGATGCATTTACCCCGTTTCCCAAGTCTCTAGGAGAATGTACTAAAGTGGCATAAAGGCACAATTGGTGTAAAAtggtttacaaaaatgtaatgcgtGGAGTTGCAGCTTTGGGGGGAGGCAATttctctgcagaaaaaaaacacttcccCTAAGGGAGGTCATGGTACCCCTTATCTTCTGCAGTTGGTGCATAAGGGTGGTGTTAGTATTCAGGGCAGTGGCAGTATTCAgggctgctttaataaaaatagtcgTGTCAGATGCATGCAGCAACAACGTCCGACATTTCTAccacttaccttagattcggtgcatctgACATGGCGCCTGCGATTTATCTCAGTGCGTCAGAACGGATGGTAATCGCGCTTAAAATCCCCCTTAGAGTTCTACACTTATCCTTGGCTTTAATTGTTCCTTAAAAAGTCCAGGTGCTGTTGCAACTGCCTACAACTGAGTTAGAGCTAAACTCCACTGGCGATTTTGTTGGATGTTGCTGGATTGACAGATCGCATCCTACAAGTTGGATGTGTAtaaaacttctccacagcttacagacagcatgcaggaaatacataacccacaattagggatgcaccgaatccactattttggattcggccgaacccccgaatcctttgtgaaagattcgaccaaaccctaatttgcatatgcaaattaggggtgggaaggggaaaacattttttacttccttgttttctgacaaaaagtcatgcgatttccctccccacccctaatttgcatatgcaaattaggattcggttcggccgggcagaaggattcggccaaatccgaatcctgctgaaaaaggccgaatcctgcattcggtgcatccctacccacaatgcattgcactgtgatgttccttttttttattaatcacctgtgcagggaattgtggaggATGTAGgataaggacagatggctgctgatacaaagtaacagtagtcagccagctcagcaaaagtagtcagacagatcagcagggggctaggcttagggaactgttccaaaccattaaaaatcttaaagtctgcatatttttaaatctatattgcaaagtttttttttaaattgtttacttttcaaaaagctcacgtgtgtggagttcccctttaacccttaAGGTcatgcacgggccaataaaaATCTGTCAAATCGGTCCTTCCAGACCCTGACGGCAGGTTATTTGCATGTGTATGGGACCCCCTGATGGGCCTGTTCGACACGGTTTACAAATCAAGTCAGACAAGGAGCGCATTGGAGAATTAATACAGTTCTAGGCCGATGGGCTCTCGGATCTGTTTTGTGACCTCTTCAAACAAGGGGATCTGgcagtgtatggctacctttacagAGTTGCATGTCTCgtggtatttttcttttattttgtatgcCTGGCCGCCATCGTTAATACGGGATAAAAGATTTTTATAGAGGAAAAATTGGAAAACTCCACCCTAGTTGCTCATATGGCATTGCAGGTCAGTGTTCTCTTTAGGAAGCAGAGTTAGTTGCAAAACTtccatctatatatttttttttttctgcatctctCCCATATTGGAATTAAAATAGATAAGACCACTGGTTAGACTGGTAGACTGTTAGGTGAATAGCAAAGGGGTTAAAAAGAAAGATGAGAGGAAaactagtaattaaaatgtaGCATCAGGATTAATCTATTTATTGCCTAAAATTTTAAATGCTGTCTGTCACTAGGGCCTTGAATACCGGCAACCACagtgaattttatattttaggcAGATGAGAAAGGAAAACTGTTAAAGTAGAAACCACATTTGCTTTGAATATTGCTGAATCCCTCAAAGTTAAACTGGCGTGCCAAAGTAAGTCTTATGTTCAGCCATATGATATTTAGTCACAGAACACTTTCCAAGGAGAAAGGCACAACTATTATAACAACTGTTTGACTCCTAAAGCTCTAAACTATGCACATATATGTCTCACTGTAAATGtcatcatgtttttattttttctctccctaGACTATAAAATTTCCCTGTATTCGGACTCCCTAAGGCTTTCAACAGTGCTGTGGCTTCGCCCTGCTTATTGTTTATTTGAAGAATGGCAAAGTGACGCTGTAGATCTGTCTGTGGCTATCAGGAAGACATCAAGCATCATAGTGCAAGTACAGATCCAAGGTGCACAGACTAGAACCTCATAGAATGTGTATCTTCATTTAGCTATATTGATAACATATGTTACCATACATTAATTAAGTGTCAGACTATTGCTCAAGTGTTACCGGATCATCCCTTGATGATACAGCCAGGGCTCCATAGCTGTATGTACGTGGATCGAAAACTTGCTAAAGTATAATGTAGAGTGGGTGGTGAtgaatggtacattctctacttggagtagggttcttagtgggTGCAGCAaagttctgtattgggtccactctAATTTGGTAATCAGTGACTTGGGAGAGGGCATTGTGAGCAATGCCTCTCTGTTTGCACATGACAAAAATATTCAGCCCAATTAAGTGTCATCCTTACAGGAAGATCTGGACAAACTGGTAATATTACTTCATCAAATACCTGATGGAGGAGGACCCGGGGGTATCTGTGGATAATAAATGTAGCTGTACCAAGCAATGCCAATCAGTAGCAGTATTGCCCTGTTTTAAAAAGGGGTATCGTTTTGTGGTAGGAAAAGGTTGTTCTTCATCTTTACAAAGAAATGTTAAGGCCCCGTCTAGAATATGCAGAGCagttcggtccccattgggaagGCCCCGTCTAGAATATGTAGAGCAATTTGGTCCCCATTGTGTaaaaaaaggatattaatgaAACCGTGAAAGTCCAAATAAGAGCGGctaagctggtaaatggtatGGAAGGTCTGGCCATGTTCGGCTTGGGAAAAGGGGCAATTTTATGGAGCAGTATAGCCATgattcaacatgagtgcaatgaatagagcatgtgctaaacatactttagACCTATTGTCTAATCATGAATAATCCATGGCTTTACTTATTTCTTGggctaaacagggaaattgaagctactcttatgtttggtccttgcggtACATAATTATCAGTATAcaaccccctccttttccccttTGTTGTGGACTGGGAGTCCATTATGCAAGGGGACTATCTGTGCTCTGCAAGTTATAATTATaaaccttgcaaggaccaaacatggagaagcttcaatttccctgtttagctcaagaaataaaaaaaaaaaattgtgttttaaaaatcgactggattgagctgagccatccgTGCCCCTGATGAGTGGGCCTTGAAACTCTGGCTTCTCCATTGTACCCTGAAAAAAAGAACTAActaagcacatttgccttttctgtatgtcTGCATTCTTTAAAGTCACATTACCATTAATTAATGTAGCAATACAGTGAcggtcatcttttttttttttttttttttttctttttttaaatgctttcctaTGAACTTCTGAATTGAGCCACTCCTACGTTTACACAGTTAAggatttcattttaaatgaacatttcTGCCATGTTTTTGGTGGAAAATATAATGCACCAATCTACCGCTAACTAaattttgcttttctgaaattcagggtttttgttgcccaaGTGTATATTTGCCTTTTGCACCAAACATTCAATTAGATcatattatggtcactattacccagggtttcaaccagggccaccatcaggggagggacaggggggacaagtgtcccgggcatgaagggggggccggcagtgctgcacttttgaaagagccgggccccccttgcaagCGCCGAAGCCTGCagccattttctaagtcccaaacagccaaaatgcagaagtgccgaaaagctgaacagccgaaggacctgaagccacaaaaacagccgaagccgaactcccgaagcggcgaaaagacccaaagtcacgaaaacagccaaaattgaagtcacgaaaggaggcgaagttgaagccATGAGTTAAattttactgaacaccaatttgcgtttattttttattttttttatttatttttaatcccctggtcaccttttttaacttgtaaggtgggccgtggtgccagtgttttttattttttttaacttataagggggccctgaccatcaatagcttgtgtgtgtgtgtgggggttaatTTTTTAGCGCTGaagtctgtgtggtcttttaactgtgatgtggggcttgggcgccagggggccctgaaaattttgttgtatggggccccgtgatttctaatggcgcccCTGGTTTCAACtgcttgcacatttgctatatgttctggtTCACTTGAGATCGCTAAATCCAGTATAGCATGATTTCCCTTTAACCTGTGGTATAAAATTGTTAtccaacaagtttataaactcgATCCCATTCACTGAACTGGCATTACACTTTATCCTTTAACTTCttatttttctttgtctttaaGGTGACAATAGTACATACATTGTTCAAGGGGGATATGTGATACCACAGTGCAGACCTATTTTTAATGAACTTCAAGCAACAGAACCATTTGTGTATCAGGTTGGCCCCAACATTGAATTGACTGATGGTAAAGGTGTCCAATTGGTTCTGCCAAATCACAGTTACAAGTAGGTGGTACTATAATTTCCTGAATCCCAGTGTTTTTGTTCCCCCCCCCTCAACCCTAGTTTAAGGATAGTCTAACTTTAAAgcgattctgtcacgatttttatggtgtagattttatGTCTCaaatacattgtttacactgtaaattattcactctacaatataacatttcattcctgaaccagcaactgtgttttttttaagttgtaatattggtgtgtaggtgcatctcaggtcattttgcctgatcatgtgatttcagaaagagccagcactttaggatggaactgcttttctgTTGCACAGGCTGTTgtgtctcctactcaatgtaactgaatgtgtctcagtgggacctggattttactattgagtgctgttcttagatctaccaggcagctggtagatctgtttgctcttttgagaaacagatttcagtgcagaattctgttggagcagcactattgattgataactacagaggaacaggcccagatttgtgggaaggccacaaaggcccaggtctaGGGGCCATGCCCCCCAGCCACATCCTCATTGGCTCATTACTTGCCACTGGGTGGAGCACAGgagatttaataatttttaaaaaattcctgcACAGCAATCACCAGTGCACCGGACCCGATGAAGGAAAGTGCACTTGCCCATGTGTAAAGGGGATTAGACAGATGTGACTagtggcagcaggcctaggggcaccaactagataaatccggccctgccgaGTAAACAGATCCCGGGACCATTGGGGAGGCCCAGGGAGTACAGGTGTGATCAAATGTGCTTAATTGGTTAAAGTTCATACCATGTGTATTTGCTGCTCATTCATCATGCAGGTAAAAGTGCTGCACACTAAAAGGGTGCCCCAACCTCTAACAATCAggtcaaatgcattggagtctgtTTACTAGATAATGGATCCAACGTCTGTATTTGCTAAATAATGGTTTAAAATGCTTGACTCCATTCGGCATATGATCAGCCTGTCTAGCTCTCCAGTACTTAATGTCTGAGTGTGTAGCACCCAATGTGACTAACTACACACTGtaccataatacaggtatgggacctgttatccagaatgctagggtcctggggttttccggataatggatctttctgtaatttagatcttcgtatcttaagcctactagaaaataatgtacacattaaataacccaatgggctggttttgcttccaataggtattaattctatcttaggatcaagtacaagctacagttttattattacagataaaaaggaaatcatttttaagaatttagatttggagtctgtgggagtctgtaattcggtgctttctggtataagggatttccggataatggatcccatgtcaGTAGTATAATCTAGGCCAAAACAAGGTTGCCACCATACGCCAAATATTTGTTTAGGAGTTTTCTTCCTCGTCTACAGATAAAAGttaaaaggcacatttttattttctctagcACGACCCAGTTGTTGTCCGTCACCTAGTTAATCTTTCCCTTACATAATGCAGCGCTACACAGAGATTTTCCTTGTTAAAATCTTAAATATGCATACAGAACGCAATGTGCTTATGATAATGGATGGATAACGTATTCTATCTTTTAATTAACAGCTGACCTCTGTTGTATATGGTAAtggggatataaacccaaaagtAAGACACTGCCTAATGTGGGggaaaaatttaattctaagcagcttttcaatgtACAATAATTAAATTGTCAGTGGTTTGTTATTTTACAAAAACTTAACTATTAACCATCTAAAACAtcatttcaatttcttttttttttccctagtcAGTTCTGACTTTTGAATCAATCTAGCAGTAGCGAGCTGATGAACAGACATGTAAAGAAGCATGCAGATCTTATATTTGCTACTtagtttcaagagacagaaccagcagtgcagaaagggtcAGATACTGTGCAATCCACATGTGCAATCAATGTTAAAACCACAAATTTctaatgaatgcatattgcaagaaaactttttatttacatcCCCTTAAAACATCCCCTTTACCTGACAGGATAAGGAATCTCTCTGGTGCAAGTGTGGGCGAGAATTCTTTGGAAGGCACCCATGTGGTTACACTGTCTTGTTCTTCCAAGTATCTACTgggttaattcattttttttctcaaagagCATGTAAATCTAGAAATATCACTTCAATAGCGAGAATCAGGTCGGTCAGATCCTTTAACCTCTTCACAAGATAATT encodes:
- the LOC108696751 gene encoding uroplakin-2-like, with the protein product MNKRLLLCVVSLLNVIPFHFQPVLLPNYKISLYSDSLRLSTVLWLRPAYCLFEEWQSDAVDLSVAIRKTSSIIVQVQIQGDNSTYIVQGGYVIPQCRPIFNELQATEPFVYQVGPNIELTDGKGVQLVLPNHSYKVRYVLYNAANTQIAFTNWSQPFQTRDIPTAPQDMNARLQGRSGGMVVITVLLSISMFCLLVGLAVVLGVKQP